The sequence ACGTCCCGGAAAGAACGATAGACCGAGGCGAAGCGCACGTAGGCCACTTCGTCCAGGGACTGCAGGCGGTTCATCACGGCTTCGCCGATCTCCCGCGAGGGGATCTCGCTGCGGCCGTCGGCGAGGAGAACGCGCTCGACCTCGTCCACCAGCTCCTCGAGCTGCTGCCGCGAGATCGGCCGCTTCTCGCACGCCTTGACCAGGCCGGTGAGGATGCGGTCACGCTCGTAGGCCTGCCGCTGTCCGTCCTTCTTGATCACCAGCACCGGGGTCTGCTCGATGAACTCGTAAGTCGTGTAGCGCTGGTGGCAGCCGGTGCACTCGCGGCGCCGGCGCACTCCCATGCCGTCGCGCACGGAGCGCGAATCGACGACCTTGTCGTCTTCGTGGCCGCAGGCCGGACAGCGCACCGGGCCACCCCTCAGACGGGCGTCAGCCAGCCGTGCCGGTCCTCGAGGTCACCGCGCACGAGTCCGAGGAAGAGCTCTTGCGCTCGCCGCGTCAGCGGTCCCATGGAACCGTCGGCGACCACGATGCGATCGACGGAGCGGATCGCCACCACCTCCGTCGCCGTGCCGGTGAAGAAGACCTCGTCCGCCACGTACAGGGCCTCGCGCGGGATGTCCTCTTCGCGCACCTCGATGCCGTCCTGCCGCAGCAAGGTGATCACCGAGTCGCGGGTGATCCCGGGCAGGACGCCGGCCGCGAAGGGCGGGGTGCGGACGACGCCGTCACGGACGACGAAGATGTTTTCGCCGCTGCCCTCGCAGACGTACCCCCGCGGATCGAGGGCGACGCCTTCGGTGAAGCCGTTGAGCACGGCCTCCATCTTGATGAGCTGGCCGTTCATGTAGTTGGCACTGGCCTTGGCCATCGCGGGGATGGTGTTCGGATGCATGCGCCACCAGGAGGAAACGCAGACGTCCACGCCCGCCGCCGCCGAGTGGTCCCCCAGGTAGGCGCCCCAGTCCCAGGCCACGATGCTGCTGCACACCGGGCTGCCCAGGGGGTTGACGCCGGGCGTACCGAGTCCCCGGTACACCAAGGGGCGCAGGTAGCAGGCTTCGAACTTGTTGGCCTGCACGGTCTCGCCCATGGCCTGGGCGAACTCTGCCTCCGTGTATGCCGGCTGCATGCGATAGATGCGCGCCGAATCGAAGAGCCGGCGCACGTGCTCGCGCAAGCGGAAGATGGCGGGCCCCTTCGGAGTCTTGTAGCAGCGCACGCCCTCGAAGACGCTGCTGCCGTAGTGGAGAGCGTGAGCCATGACGTGCACCGTGGCCTCTTCCCACGCCACGAGGTCGCCGTCCATCCACACGAGGAGATCGGTGCGGAACGGCGCTTTCCCGGAATCGAGGCTCTTGCTCCCGGTCTTCTTCCGCGTCATCTCTTTCATTCCGCCTCCTCGCTGGCGGCGGCGCCGCCAGGCGTGAGCCAGCGCCGAAGCTCACGCCTCCCGGCTCGTGGCTTCGGCCAGAAAACGCTCCACGCTGGCCTCCACCAGCGCCTGGAGCTCCTGCAGGGTCCGGCGGTACGCCCCCAGATCCCCACCGATGGGGTCGATCACTGCAGCGCCCTTGCCGACGCCCTCGGCATAGTCCCGCAGCAAGTGCACTCGCGACGCCGCGGCCGGCGACAGCCGACGCAAGGCGTCCACGTGCGCCGGCGCCATCGCCAGCACCAGCGCTGCCCCGGCGAGCATCTCCGGCGTCACCCGGCGGGC is a genomic window of Candidatus Krumholzibacteriia bacterium containing:
- a CDS encoding branched-chain amino acid transaminase, yielding MDGDLVAWEEATVHVMAHALHYGSSVFEGVRCYKTPKGPAIFRLREHVRRLFDSARIYRMQPAYTEAEFAQAMGETVQANKFEACYLRPLVYRGLGTPGVNPLGSPVCSSIVAWDWGAYLGDHSAAAGVDVCVSSWWRMHPNTIPAMAKASANYMNGQLIKMEAVLNGFTEGVALDPRGYVCEGSGENIFVVRDGVVRTPPFAAGVLPGITRDSVITLLRQDGIEVREEDIPREALYVADEVFFTGTATEVVAIRSVDRIVVADGSMGPLTRRAQELFLGLVRGDLEDRHGWLTPV
- the nrdR gene encoding transcriptional regulator NrdR translates to MRCPACGHEDDKVVDSRSVRDGMGVRRRRECTGCHQRYTTYEFIEQTPVLVIKKDGQRQAYERDRILTGLVKACEKRPISRQQLEELVDEVERVLLADGRSEIPSREIGEAVMNRLQSLDEVAYVRFASVYRSFRDVNQFMEELRGLLQEKRRES
- a CDS encoding low molecular weight protein arginine phosphatase; this encodes MRRTVEILFVCTGNTCRSPLAEVIAARRLEVGAASVQARSAGTDAWDGEPPSVLAQQVAAEVGLDLTAHRARRVTPEMLAGAALVLAMAPAHVDALRRLSPAAASRVHLLRDYAEGVGKGAAVIDPIGGDLGAYRRTLQELQALVEASVERFLAEATSREA